One genomic window of Corynebacterium massiliense DSM 45435 includes the following:
- a CDS encoding DUF6474 family protein encodes MNILKRFRKSRSAARAQIKAAQARARAEVKHADKATARREKLLTKAERQLVKSEEKDLKRRRKHEHKQAKLELQKLREGRVNSGTVKRYAGTARAIAPLALPLIYRGLVALRQRGEDRRAHSMGLTSDELSAFSGHGASLKARTNGIRKNLAASALPAGFQKDAESRLDELDAAIDNAEYMTAQQRRRAHASIQGDIDGVTEEIQRRITSHQ; translated from the coding sequence ATGAACATCCTGAAGCGTTTCCGCAAATCTCGATCTGCCGCGCGTGCCCAGATTAAGGCCGCACAGGCCCGCGCCCGCGCGGAGGTCAAGCACGCCGATAAGGCCACCGCGCGCCGCGAGAAGCTGCTGACCAAGGCGGAGCGCCAGCTGGTTAAGTCCGAGGAAAAGGACCTAAAGCGCCGCCGCAAGCACGAGCACAAGCAGGCGAAGCTGGAGCTGCAGAAGCTGCGCGAGGGGCGGGTGAATTCCGGCACCGTGAAGCGCTACGCGGGCACCGCACGTGCCATCGCGCCGCTGGCGCTGCCGCTTATCTACCGCGGCCTGGTCGCCCTGCGCCAGCGCGGCGAGGACCGGCGCGCCCACAGCATGGGCCTGACCAGCGATGAGCTGTCGGCTTTTAGCGGCCACGGTGCGTCCCTGAAGGCGCGGACCAACGGCATCCGGAAGAACTTGGCGGCCAGCGCGCTGCCGGCGGGTTTCCAGAAGGATGCGGAATCGCGTCTCGATGAGCTGGACGCGGCCATCGATAATGCGGAATACATGACCGCTCAGCAGCGCCGCCGCGCGCACGCGTCCATCCAAGGCGATATCGACGGCGTGACTGAGGAAATTCAGCGCCGCATTACGTCCCACCAGTAG
- a CDS encoding NYN domain-containing protein, with translation MLERTTVFVDTSYLLASFYNSLEIGARAQLEIDLPEVVATLGSMIENQLGHPVHRQNWYDGIPDTGPHRYQRALRTCNGVQLRTGQLIEWGERRAQKGVDTRLVADMVIAGLNQQVTDFVLVSGDADMIPGVEEAANNGIRVHLYGFGWDSMSSALRHACDTTTILDPREDFADAMKLQILEGPLPPTIREPRGEDERDDADTSEPGDTGQDAGQNAGDHAERAEASGATEPYSNTTPEGDHAHDSAKAGANSAEAAEVSADPAQSSTVENSLSRDGARTSAPTPADVAKHCGPTNDGGTDSESGAEPAQNKDASEDKKAESPGNGSDEPAKPAPSQSPTTPSSMPSKGRPAGRPKPSMMAPRRKLRSRYVPLPEEVWASAGFQTPFDVGQQYASWWFDNAATAEQRDQAHLLSGGGLPPEVDRPLLQFACETLHEYTLSESQRVNLRDGFHSGIRGVLINIRRGG, from the coding sequence ATGCTTGAACGCACAACTGTCTTTGTCGACACGTCTTACCTGCTTGCAAGCTTTTACAACTCGCTAGAAATCGGCGCTCGCGCGCAACTGGAAATCGATCTCCCAGAGGTGGTGGCCACCCTCGGGTCGATGATTGAGAATCAGCTCGGCCATCCTGTCCATCGCCAGAACTGGTACGACGGCATTCCGGACACCGGCCCGCACCGCTACCAGCGTGCGCTGCGCACGTGCAATGGCGTACAGCTGCGGACCGGGCAGCTCATCGAGTGGGGCGAACGCCGCGCGCAAAAGGGTGTGGACACACGCCTCGTGGCGGACATGGTCATCGCCGGCCTCAACCAGCAGGTCACCGACTTCGTACTGGTCTCCGGCGATGCCGACATGATTCCCGGCGTCGAGGAAGCTGCCAACAACGGCATCCGCGTGCATCTGTACGGGTTCGGGTGGGACTCCATGTCCTCCGCCCTGCGTCACGCCTGCGACACGACGACGATCCTCGACCCGCGCGAGGACTTCGCCGACGCCATGAAACTGCAGATCCTCGAAGGGCCGCTGCCGCCCACCATCCGCGAACCACGCGGCGAGGACGAGCGTGACGATGCCGACACCAGCGAGCCGGGCGACACCGGCCAGGACGCCGGACAGAACGCCGGCGACCACGCCGAGCGCGCCGAGGCGTCCGGGGCCACCGAGCCGTACTCCAACACGACGCCCGAAGGTGACCACGCGCACGATTCCGCCAAGGCCGGCGCGAACAGCGCGGAGGCCGCCGAGGTCAGCGCGGATCCGGCGCAGTCGTCGACCGTGGAGAACTCGCTGTCCCGGGATGGGGCGCGCACCTCCGCGCCCACCCCAGCCGACGTGGCGAAACACTGCGGCCCGACGAATGACGGCGGAACCGACTCCGAGTCAGGGGCCGAGCCTGCGCAGAACAAGGACGCGAGCGAAGACAAGAAAGCGGAAAGCCCCGGGAATGGGTCCGACGAGCCGGCCAAGCCCGCGCCGTCGCAGTCCCCGACCACCCCAAGCTCCATGCCGTCGAAGGGGCGCCCGGCGGGCCGGCCGAAGCCGTCGATGATGGCGCCGCGCCGCAAGCTGCGATCCCGCTACGTCCCGCTGCCCGAGGAGGTGTGGGCCTCCGCCGGATTCCAGACCCCCTTCGACGTCGGGCAGCAGTACGCGTCCTGGTGGTTCGATAACGCCGCCACCGCGGAGCAGCGCGACCAGGCGCACCTTCTATCGGGCGGCGGGCTTCCCCCGGAGGTCGACCGCCCGCTGCTGCAGTTCGCGTGCGAGACGCTGCACGAATACACGCTCAGCGAGTCGCAGCGCGTCAACCTGCGCGACGGGTTCCACTCCGGAATCCGCGGCGTGCTCATTAATATCCGCCGCGGCGGCTAG
- a CDS encoding GlsB/YeaQ/YmgE family stress response membrane protein: protein MDIITLAADNGASFSNLGWIGWIIIGGIAGWIAEKIMKTDESLLMNIITGIIGGVVGGWILQAILGTTGAGWFVTLLTAVVGACILIWIVNAIKRSAAGGPRA from the coding sequence ATGGATATCATCACTCTGGCAGCTGACAACGGCGCGTCCTTCTCCAACCTTGGTTGGATCGGTTGGATCATTATCGGCGGTATCGCTGGTTGGATCGCTGAGAAGATCATGAAGACCGACGAGAGCCTGCTTATGAACATCATCACCGGCATCATCGGCGGTGTCGTCGGTGGCTGGATCCTGCAGGCAATCCTGGGCACCACCGGTGCTGGCTGGTTCGTTACCCTGCTGACCGCAGTTGTCGGTGCTTGCATCCTTATCTGGATCGTTAACGCCATCAAGCGCTCCGCTGCAGGCGGCCCGCGCGCGTAA
- a CDS encoding response regulator, with the protein MIRVLLADDHEIVRLGLRAVLEEAEDIEVVGEVATAEAAVSAAQAGGIDVILMDLRFGAGIEGTRVMNGAQATAELRRTMDHPPKILVVTNYDTDADILGAVEAGAVGYMLKDAPPEELTAAVRSTAQGDSALSPGVADRLMTRVRTPRSSLTPRELEVLSLVAEGSSNRQIGHDLMLSEATVKSHLVHIYDKLGARSRTSAVAAAREQGVL; encoded by the coding sequence GTGATTAGGGTCCTTTTGGCCGACGATCACGAAATCGTCCGTCTTGGCTTGCGGGCGGTCCTCGAAGAGGCCGAGGACATCGAAGTGGTAGGCGAAGTCGCCACCGCGGAGGCGGCCGTGTCCGCCGCGCAGGCCGGTGGCATCGACGTCATCCTGATGGACCTGCGCTTCGGCGCGGGCATCGAGGGCACTCGGGTGATGAACGGCGCGCAGGCCACCGCCGAGCTGCGGCGGACGATGGACCACCCGCCGAAGATTCTCGTGGTGACGAACTACGACACCGACGCCGACATCCTCGGCGCGGTGGAGGCGGGCGCCGTGGGCTACATGCTGAAAGACGCCCCGCCGGAAGAGCTCACCGCCGCCGTTCGGTCGACCGCGCAGGGCGATTCGGCGCTCTCACCGGGGGTGGCGGACCGGCTGATGACCAGGGTCCGCACTCCGCGCTCGTCACTGACCCCGCGCGAGCTCGAGGTGCTCAGCCTCGTGGCGGAGGGCTCGTCGAACCGGCAGATCGGCCACGACCTTATGCTGTCCGAGGCGACGGTGAAGTCGCACCTCGTGCACATTTACGACAAGCTCGGGGCGCGTTCGCGCACGTCGGCTGTCGCCGCGGCGCGGGAGCAGGGCGTGCTTTAG
- a CDS encoding pseudouridine synthase, producing the protein MTWPMPVEKKSITGARRASKFMAKRLHHRKGFVPLPVKDGLNPTRVRVPDDAPVMRAGDFLREVIGKQRHRHPDDGEAALVARFTAGEVVLRDQTVLRPDSPVRAGQDVWFYRMPAPERRVPFEVPVVYEDDDILVADKPPFMATMPRAQHITETATVRLRRATGIDELSPAHRLDRMTAGLLLFTKRRAIRGAYQTLFARREVEKTYEAVAGLRNVAAPTRWASRMSKTPGELQGRIETGEPNAFTDVVGVRALGRSETDKLRAVHGGDGPLGLYTLQPLTGKTHQLRLHMWQAGVPILGDPLYPDVVRGAEDFGVPLRLKAVRLRFRDPLTGADREFRSGGVV; encoded by the coding sequence ATGACTTGGCCGATGCCGGTCGAGAAGAAATCGATAACCGGGGCAAGGAGAGCGTCAAAGTTCATGGCCAAGAGATTACACCACCGTAAAGGATTCGTACCCCTCCCTGTGAAAGATGGGTTGAACCCCACTCGCGTGCGGGTGCCTGACGATGCCCCGGTGATGCGCGCTGGGGACTTCTTGCGGGAGGTCATCGGCAAGCAACGGCACCGTCACCCAGACGACGGTGAGGCCGCCCTGGTGGCCCGGTTCACGGCTGGGGAGGTGGTTCTGCGGGACCAGACGGTGCTGCGCCCCGATTCGCCGGTGCGTGCGGGACAGGACGTGTGGTTTTATCGCATGCCGGCGCCGGAGCGGCGCGTGCCTTTCGAGGTGCCGGTGGTCTACGAGGACGACGACATTCTGGTGGCGGACAAACCGCCGTTTATGGCCACGATGCCCCGGGCGCAGCATATTACGGAAACGGCGACGGTGCGGCTGCGGCGTGCGACGGGTATTGATGAGCTATCGCCGGCGCACCGGCTCGACCGGATGACCGCGGGGCTTTTGCTGTTTACGAAGCGGCGCGCGATTCGCGGGGCGTATCAGACGTTGTTCGCCCGACGGGAGGTGGAAAAGACCTACGAGGCGGTGGCTGGTCTGCGCAATGTGGCGGCGCCTACGCGGTGGGCGTCGCGGATGTCCAAGACGCCGGGCGAGCTGCAGGGGCGGATTGAAACCGGGGAGCCGAATGCGTTTACCGATGTCGTCGGGGTGCGCGCGTTGGGGCGTAGTGAAACGGATAAGCTGCGGGCCGTGCACGGCGGGGACGGCCCGTTGGGCTTGTATACCCTGCAGCCGCTGACGGGTAAGACGCATCAACTGCGGTTGCACATGTGGCAGGCCGGGGTGCCGATTCTGGGGGATCCGCTCTACCCCGACGTTGTGCGCGGCGCGGAGGATTTCGGGGTGCCGCTGCGGTTAAAGGCCGTGCGCCTTCGCTTTCGGGACCCGCTGACCGGCGCCGACCGGGAGTTCCGCAGCGGCGGTGTTGTTTAG
- a CDS encoding TetR/AcrR family transcriptional regulator, translating to MPAKKSRRNRPSPRTRLLKSATNLFTTEGIRVIGIDRILREADVAKASLYSLFGSKDALVIAYIEQLDEQYRAEWEERVADLKEPQDKILAFFDKAMEDEPQKDFRGDHFLNAAGEYPRPETESERGIVAACIKHREWVHSTLTALLNGKNGYPSGHQASQLLVFLDGGLAGARIEKSIEPISTARELAQQMLSAPPADYSI from the coding sequence GTGCCCGCAAAGAAATCGCGTCGCAACCGTCCGAGCCCGCGTACCCGCCTGCTCAAGTCGGCGACGAACCTCTTTACCACGGAGGGCATCCGGGTCATCGGCATCGACCGCATTCTTCGCGAGGCCGATGTGGCCAAGGCGTCGTTGTACTCCCTGTTTGGCTCGAAGGACGCGCTCGTCATCGCCTACATCGAGCAGCTGGACGAGCAGTACCGCGCGGAGTGGGAAGAGCGCGTGGCGGATCTCAAGGAGCCGCAGGATAAGATTCTCGCCTTCTTCGATAAGGCAATGGAGGATGAGCCGCAAAAGGACTTCCGCGGTGACCACTTCCTCAACGCGGCAGGTGAGTACCCGCGTCCGGAGACCGAGTCGGAGCGCGGCATCGTCGCGGCGTGTATTAAGCACCGGGAGTGGGTCCATTCCACGCTGACGGCGCTGCTGAATGGCAAGAATGGGTACCCGTCCGGTCACCAGGCCTCGCAGTTGCTCGTGTTCCTTGATGGCGGGCTTGCCGGCGCGCGCATCGAGAAGTCGATCGAGCCCATCTCCACTGCCCGCGAGCTCGCGCAGCAGATGCTGTCGGCCCCGCCGGCGGACTACTCGATTTAG
- a CDS encoding universal stress protein, translated as MAKEDIIVVAVDGSDASNQAVRWAANAAAKRGTALRLASSYTMPQFLYAEGMVPPQELFDELQTETSEKIDAARKIALEVAPDIKIGHTIAEGSPIDMLLEMSNDVTTIVMGSRGMGGLTGMVMGSVSASVVSHANCSVVVVREDTAVTEETKYGPVVIGVDGSEVSHKATEAAFAEASARGADLIAVHTWMDMQLQSSLAGLSAAQADWPEVEREQKDLLDENLAELEKQYPDVQVKKVITRDRPVRALSDAAAGAQLLVVGSHGRGGFKGMLLGSTSRALLQSAPCPLMVVRPVD; from the coding sequence ATGGCTAAAGAAGATATCATCGTCGTTGCGGTCGACGGTTCAGACGCATCCAACCAGGCGGTTCGTTGGGCGGCGAACGCTGCTGCCAAGCGGGGCACCGCGCTGCGACTCGCGTCCAGCTACACGATGCCGCAGTTCCTCTACGCCGAGGGCATGGTTCCGCCGCAGGAGCTTTTCGATGAGCTCCAGACCGAGACCTCCGAAAAGATCGACGCCGCGCGCAAGATTGCGCTCGAGGTCGCGCCGGACATCAAGATCGGGCACACCATTGCTGAAGGCTCGCCCATCGACATGCTGCTGGAAATGTCGAACGACGTGACCACGATTGTCATGGGGTCCCGCGGCATGGGCGGGCTGACCGGCATGGTCATGGGCTCGGTGTCCGCGTCCGTCGTGTCCCACGCGAACTGCTCCGTCGTGGTGGTGCGCGAGGACACCGCGGTGACCGAGGAGACCAAGTACGGGCCGGTTGTTATCGGCGTCGACGGTTCTGAGGTTTCGCACAAGGCGACGGAGGCGGCGTTCGCGGAGGCGTCCGCGCGTGGTGCTGACCTCATCGCCGTGCACACCTGGATGGACATGCAGCTGCAGTCTTCGCTGGCGGGGCTGTCCGCCGCGCAGGCCGATTGGCCGGAGGTGGAGCGCGAGCAGAAGGACTTGCTCGATGAGAACCTCGCGGAGCTGGAAAAGCAGTACCCGGACGTGCAGGTGAAGAAGGTCATCACCCGTGACCGTCCGGTGCGTGCGCTTTCCGATGCCGCGGCGGGCGCCCAGCTGCTCGTCGTCGGTTCCCACGGTCGCGGCGGCTTCAAGGGCATGCTTTTGGGTTCGACGTCGCGTGCTTTGTTGCAGTCCGCGCCGTGCCCGCTGATGGTCGTCCGCCCGGTCGACTAG
- a CDS encoding histone-like nucleoid-structuring protein Lsr2 — MARREVTQYYDDLDNTQLSEDEVEIIRFGVGNKNYILDVSKENAEKFHEALAPFIEAARRAPETSKKNNNANRVNPREVRDWAQQRGIEVARRGKIPSEIIQQYKDAHGLR, encoded by the coding sequence ATGGCACGCCGCGAAGTAACGCAATACTACGACGATCTGGATAACACCCAGCTTTCTGAGGACGAAGTGGAAATCATCCGCTTCGGAGTCGGAAACAAGAACTACATTCTCGATGTTTCCAAGGAGAACGCCGAGAAGTTCCACGAGGCGCTGGCCCCCTTCATCGAGGCAGCCCGCCGCGCGCCGGAGACGTCAAAGAAGAACAACAACGCCAACCGCGTCAATCCGCGCGAGGTCCGTGACTGGGCACAGCAGCGCGGCATCGAGGTGGCCCGCCGCGGCAAGATCCCGTCCGAGATCATCCAGCAGTACAAGGACGCCCACGGCCTGCGCTAA
- a CDS encoding HNH endonuclease signature motif containing protein: protein MTLTNPTSSPVTASASGPASGHASAAGSAHSTDPASVLKAFAGLLADGLSLLTACRGHTRDELIALGVPDTTARDLTKLAETYFGQTAYTRLREQTLQAIADNHHSLVTLLAVEKLTNQLKHARDKWKLRHHAAGHHGATSAVCTAARAYSRRLKDPPRPPEPGLDIIRRKDGDTWTLKLHATSDQIAEMAQHITRPEDLLGLIRHHEHTTTHPTDNPTNTAADSSHTTDDYAAPEVATQHVTCHDCGAVTKATQVVSGLRTNVIITLDQLTDILNDDGDDVLLKMTNGATITGAELVTRMLADIGLVTLVHPVEGPINLYRLSRFANYKQRLMAMAENPTCPWDGCHHPADTAQIHHLKAWTHGGNTNPKNLTVACPYHNGVNDDDPSKPRRGRLERVNGKIRRIPPWATTYQPS from the coding sequence ATGACTCTCACGAACCCGACGTCCTCTCCGGTCACCGCCTCTGCTTCCGGGCCAGCTTCCGGCCACGCCTCCGCTGCGGGCTCCGCACACTCCACTGACCCCGCGTCTGTTCTCAAGGCGTTCGCCGGGTTGCTTGCCGACGGCCTCAGCCTCCTCACCGCCTGCCGCGGCCACACCCGCGACGAGCTGATAGCCCTCGGTGTGCCGGATACCACCGCCCGGGATTTAACCAAGCTTGCAGAGACCTACTTCGGCCAGACTGCCTATACCCGCCTGCGGGAACAAACTTTGCAAGCTATCGCTGACAACCACCACAGCCTTGTCACCCTGCTGGCGGTAGAAAAGCTCACCAACCAACTCAAACACGCCCGCGACAAGTGGAAACTACGCCACCACGCCGCCGGACACCACGGCGCCACCAGCGCTGTATGCACCGCCGCCAGGGCCTACTCCCGACGCCTGAAAGACCCACCCAGGCCACCAGAACCAGGCCTGGACATCATCCGCCGCAAAGACGGCGACACCTGGACACTGAAACTCCACGCCACCAGCGACCAAATCGCCGAAATGGCCCAACACATCACCCGCCCAGAAGACCTCCTCGGCCTTATCCGCCACCACGAACACACCACCACACACCCCACTGACAACCCCACCAACACAGCAGCGGATAGCTCCCACACCACCGACGACTACGCTGCTCCGGAGGTAGCGACCCAACACGTCACCTGCCACGACTGCGGCGCGGTCACCAAAGCCACCCAAGTCGTTTCTGGGTTGCGCACCAACGTGATCATCACCCTCGACCAACTGACCGACATCCTCAACGACGACGGTGACGACGTGCTGCTGAAAATGACCAACGGGGCGACCATCACCGGCGCCGAGTTGGTTACCCGGATGCTTGCTGACATCGGCCTTGTCACCCTCGTCCACCCAGTCGAAGGGCCGATCAACCTCTACCGACTCAGCCGCTTCGCCAACTACAAGCAACGCCTCATGGCAATGGCTGAAAACCCCACCTGCCCCTGGGACGGATGCCACCACCCCGCAGACACCGCCCAAATCCACCACCTCAAAGCGTGGACACACGGCGGAAATACCAACCCGAAGAACCTGACAGTGGCCTGCCCGTACCACAACGGCGTCAACGACGACGACCCATCAAAACCCCGCCGCGGCCGACTGGAGCGCGTCAACGGCAAAATCCGCCGCATCCCACCCTGGGCCACCACCTACCAACCCTCATAA
- a CDS encoding GntR family transcriptional regulator: MDATVQPLFQQIAKLLEDSIVDGILKEGDRVPSTNQLAAFHEINPATARKGLAVLVDAHVITKQRGIGMFVAPGAGEIIRERRRGEFAGEYLAPLVDEAVRIDYTRDELHDLVDRVAESRGLYR; encoded by the coding sequence ATGGATGCAACGGTTCAGCCCCTTTTCCAGCAGATAGCCAAGCTGCTGGAGGATTCCATCGTGGACGGCATCCTCAAGGAGGGTGACCGAGTCCCATCCACGAACCAGCTCGCCGCGTTTCATGAGATCAATCCTGCGACTGCCCGGAAGGGGCTAGCCGTGCTTGTCGATGCCCACGTGATCACCAAACAACGCGGCATCGGCATGTTCGTCGCCCCGGGGGCGGGTGAGATCATCCGCGAGCGCCGGCGTGGCGAGTTTGCCGGCGAGTATCTCGCCCCGCTTGTCGATGAAGCGGTACGCATCGATTACACCCGCGACGAGTTGCATGACCTCGTGGACCGGGTTGCCGAGAGCCGAGGGCTCTACCGCTAG
- the yidC gene encoding membrane protein insertase YidC translates to MSEEELVLALFMYPVSGILKLWHSLVHSVVPENAAWLISLVLLVLTVRGLIAPLNWMSVLAGRRAALMRPEKLELDERKKQASSVAEMKELLKEEQALTKKYNYNPLVGCLPSLIMIPAFLGLYRVILGMAQPQAKDHIGLLNHHDVEAFRATELSNIPLPAYVSMPADTANYLGVTGDDVRSFITPLLIAALVCTVLNMIISQARTYSTLQYDQGVTRRMFYFMIVMTALIPFMLWSAAMTGPVPVAVILYWFCSNLFTLLQTIVFEFILRKRYPLTDAVHDLRRRSRAAFKENKRQAKPSKAEKDAERDRKRTQAKLQGEARKELMAEKRAQKAAAESGSATGSTPAPESTDTASADSIPTDPTATGPDAADTAPTDPAPSSPAAANADAADTTPTDPPQFNSADPSANSSEQTGRHHLRDD, encoded by the coding sequence ATGTCGGAGGAAGAACTCGTGCTAGCACTGTTCATGTACCCGGTTTCGGGCATCCTTAAGCTGTGGCATTCGCTGGTGCACAGCGTCGTGCCGGAGAATGCCGCCTGGCTTATTTCCCTCGTGCTGCTGGTGCTGACCGTGCGCGGTCTGATTGCCCCGCTGAACTGGATGTCCGTCCTCGCCGGGCGCCGCGCCGCGTTGATGCGTCCGGAAAAACTGGAGCTCGACGAGCGGAAGAAGCAGGCGTCCAGTGTGGCCGAGATGAAGGAACTGCTCAAAGAAGAGCAGGCGCTGACGAAGAAGTACAACTACAACCCGCTCGTGGGCTGCCTTCCGTCACTCATCATGATTCCGGCGTTTTTGGGCCTTTACCGCGTGATTCTCGGGATGGCGCAGCCGCAGGCGAAGGATCACATCGGCCTGCTTAACCATCACGACGTCGAGGCGTTCCGCGCCACCGAGTTGTCCAACATCCCGCTTCCCGCGTACGTATCGATGCCCGCCGACACCGCCAACTACCTGGGCGTGACTGGCGATGACGTGCGCTCTTTCATCACCCCCCTCCTCATCGCCGCGCTCGTGTGCACGGTGCTCAACATGATCATCTCGCAGGCGCGCACGTACTCGACCCTGCAGTACGACCAGGGCGTCACGCGCCGAATGTTCTACTTCATGATTGTCATGACGGCGCTTATCCCGTTCATGTTGTGGAGCGCCGCCATGACCGGCCCGGTGCCGGTGGCGGTCATCCTGTATTGGTTCTGCAGTAACTTGTTCACGCTGTTGCAGACGATTGTTTTCGAGTTCATTCTGCGCAAGCGCTACCCGCTTACCGATGCCGTGCACGACCTCCGCCGCCGCTCCCGCGCCGCGTTTAAGGAAAACAAGCGGCAGGCGAAGCCGAGCAAGGCGGAGAAAGACGCCGAGCGTGACCGTAAGCGCACCCAGGCAAAGCTGCAGGGCGAGGCGCGCAAGGAGCTCATGGCCGAAAAGCGCGCCCAGAAGGCAGCCGCTGAGTCTGGCTCCGCCACCGGCTCCACCCCCGCGCCAGAATCGACCGACACCGCTTCAGCCGATTCCATTCCAACCGATCCCACCGCAACCGGCCCCGATGCGGCCGACACCGCTCCAACCGATCCCGCCCCGTCCAGCCCCGCCGCAGCCAACGCCGATGCGGCCGACACCACTCCAACCGATCCCCCCCAATTCAACTCTGCGGACCCCAGCGCGAATTCCAGCGAGCAGACCGGTCGCCATCACTTGCGCGACGACTAG
- a CDS encoding sensor histidine kinase has product MSTSIDNAAKNWTLEAEVLRNGVHVLTTVLLVVCIASSLEMPLTQAALNLGLLSSFAVIYLVGSRYLEHAPKVATWGWITLLTIVWVGDLFVSRAAVYLIFTLFFVYLRVLEFGVGVVAVLLATGVAIGKQIPDGLTFGGVMGPAVSALVTIAITYALGAMAKISADREDLIQELVETRSQLAESEHTAGVNAERQRIAHEIHDTIAQGLSSIQMLLHAADRDLNAGDTARGRERIELARRTAADNLLEARAMIAALQPAGLATTSLASALERMADGFAGAGEMTIDVDVEGTQQQLPMCIEATLLRVAQGAVGNIVKHSGASKARVTLTYNPDEVRVDVVDNGRGFIPDTQPNEPGHVGLAAMRRRAAEVGGELTIESTPGDGTAVSVCLPLVGDVD; this is encoded by the coding sequence ATGTCCACCAGCATCGATAATGCCGCCAAGAACTGGACCCTCGAAGCGGAGGTCCTGCGCAACGGGGTGCACGTTCTCACCACGGTCCTGCTGGTGGTGTGCATCGCCTCCTCGCTGGAAATGCCGCTGACTCAGGCCGCGCTCAACCTGGGCCTGCTGAGCTCTTTCGCCGTCATCTACCTCGTCGGCTCGCGCTACCTGGAACACGCGCCCAAGGTGGCCACGTGGGGCTGGATCACTCTGTTGACCATCGTGTGGGTAGGCGATCTGTTCGTCTCGCGTGCGGCGGTCTACCTCATCTTCACGCTTTTCTTCGTCTACCTGCGCGTCCTCGAGTTTGGCGTCGGCGTCGTGGCGGTGTTGCTGGCGACGGGGGTGGCCATCGGCAAGCAGATCCCCGACGGGCTCACCTTCGGCGGCGTCATGGGCCCGGCGGTGTCCGCGCTGGTGACCATCGCCATCACCTACGCCTTGGGTGCCATGGCGAAAATCAGTGCCGACCGCGAGGACCTTATCCAAGAGCTGGTGGAGACCCGCTCGCAGCTGGCGGAATCCGAACACACCGCGGGCGTCAACGCCGAGCGCCAGCGCATCGCGCACGAAATCCACGACACCATCGCCCAAGGCTTGTCGTCCATCCAGATGCTGCTCCACGCGGCGGACCGCGATCTCAACGCCGGGGACACTGCGCGCGGACGGGAACGCATCGAGCTGGCCCGCCGAACCGCGGCGGACAACCTGCTCGAAGCGCGGGCGATGATCGCCGCCCTCCAGCCGGCGGGACTCGCCACCACCTCGCTCGCCAGCGCGCTCGAGCGCATGGCCGACGGTTTCGCGGGCGCGGGTGAGATGACCATCGACGTCGACGTGGAGGGGACGCAGCAGCAGCTGCCCATGTGCATTGAGGCGACTTTGCTGCGGGTGGCGCAGGGGGCGGTGGGCAACATTGTCAAACACAGCGGGGCGTCGAAGGCCCGGGTCACCCTGACCTACAACCCAGACGAAGTGCGTGTCGATGTCGTGGATAACGGCCGCGGTTTCATTCCGGATACGCAGCCCAACGAACCGGGGCACGTTGGGCTCGCGGCGATGCGGCGGCGCGCGGCCGAGGTCGGCGGGGAGCTGACCATCGAATCCACCCCGGGGGACGGGACGGCCGTGTCGGTCTGCCTACCTTTAGTTGGGGACGTCGACTAA